The region TTCTGAGCTGAACAATGACCCCAAAGATTCCAACCAAGGTCACTGGTTATGAGATAGTGATACTGTCACATCAATTTAAGTCAACCTCTCAGAGCGTGTACAGTTTTGACTGCTGTCCTTTTATTAGATCCAAACCAGGCAGCCTCAGAGGGGTTAGAGGTCACAGCTCAAACTCAGGAAGTGTCAGAAGATTTGCCAGCTGTCCATGATGACCACAGGGTTCGCATCCTCTTTGAACGCTGCCTGATCGCCTGTGCTCTATACGAGGAGTTCTGGATCAGAGtaagaaaaaggagagatgagattatatatgtgtgtgtgtgtgagagagttaGCACtctatctgtatgtgtgtgtgtttcagtacaTTCAGTACCTGGAGCCACAGAGTGTGGAAGAAGCCAGAGCTATTTTCAAACGAGCCTGTGAGATCCACCTGACTAATAAACCCAACATCCACATGCAGTGGGCCACCTTCGAGGAGAGACACGGTACAGCGagacaagacacacacagacacactctgaagGTTTGACTTATGATTGCATTAAGTGAATCTGGGATATGGATGTGCACTGACTTCAGTGAAAAGTAAGGATGACTTGATAGTATACAGTTTTAATGGAACTGATGATTattccacaaacacaaaacaacaggaTCTACAGGTTCTTCTCTTAGTGATCATGACCTCTAAATCACAGCATTGTAATAAATGCAATCATCTAATTTATTAGTTGTTGACAATGTCACAAAACATCATCACATTTATGCCTCTTTGCCGGCGGCCGCCAGAGCCGGAGATAGCCTGTCCTCAGGTTGTCCATGTGTTAGATTCATAAGGATCTTATCTGTTCCACACACATGGATGGAATATTTCCATAGCACCATCACataatttcttcaaatttggcacaatCATTAATTGGGGCATAAGGTCGAAGTCATTAGATTTTAGTGGCCAAGGTCAGTAACACTTCACACTTTCAACATTTTGACattagaaaaaatataaaattgttcATATTTTGACTCTGCTGAAACAAATATAGTCGAGGTgttttaaaatactttaaacacaCACCCATATACATGCACAGATGGATTACATCATTATAAAGTAGTCAAAtgaaaaccaacacaaacacttcatATAAAGGGGAGCCAACAGTAAATGTAGCCACCATGTTTATGAAAATCCTTGATCTTGTCCAACAGGTGACTTAACTGAGGCTCGGCGAGTGTTGGAGGCCATGGAGAAGAACCTGCCTGGGCTGGCAATGGTCCGTCTCCGCAGGGCTGCCTTGGAGAGACGAGCAGGCCAGCTGGACCAATCAGAGGCCCTTCTGCAGGAGGCAGTGGCTGACTCTAAAGAGAAGCCCATGTTACACGCTTTCTACTCCATCAAGCTGGCTcgtctgctgctgaagctgggCCGGAACCCGAGCAGAGCCCGGAGGGTTTTACAGGAGGCGCTGGAGATTAGTCCAGTGAGATAATTAATTCTCCTCGCAcacatttaggaaaaaaaaaaataacttttgacATCATACTTGTAAATAATTTACTAGCCCCACCCTGCCTTTCAATggcagaaattattttatttgtatttgcacCAAAGCTTTAATGTTctgtttctttactttttcacaataaaacctgCTTAGTTTTATTTAACCAACCATGATAAAGTCTCTCCACTAATTATATAGAAGACGTGGTTTCTGGATGTGCTGAACAATATCAGATGTAATTCATATTCTTATAATTGATGCAGAATTAGAAAGCCCAAACTTAGCACAGGCAGCACATAGCTCTtgtttctcattctctctctgctgcaggataATGATAAACTCTACTTGAACCTGTTGGAGCTGGAGGTGTCGGGCGACCCCTGGGCTTCTAGTGAGGCAGTACAGGAGTGTGTTACACGAGCCCTGGCGGCACCTCTTGCCCCTCACACCAAGATCCTCTTCTCACAGAGAGGCCTGCAGTTCGCAGAGGACTACAGCAACTCTATCCAGAGGTCAGAGTGCACTTTCAGTCTTCTGATTGGCAAACATTTAAGATGTAACTGCCGATGTAAACTCTGGTGCTATCTGATTAGTTTCTTCATTGCTGAGGATTTTGTTCTGCATTGGCTCTGTCCTGCACAGTGTGCTGTCTGTCTACGAAGAGCATCAGAAACTTTTGAAGGAGCTCGGTGGAACaaagagaggagcagaaaaCGGGTGAGGGGCAACGAGATAAACTGATAAAGTTCATAAGAAATGGTCCcctaattttctttaaaaaaatctgatattgataaaaaaaaaaattaataatgttCAGTAGGTGGAAAGATGAAAACCATCCTAGAGGCCAATCCTCCATTGAACTAGTTTTTGATTTGCAGAGATGAAGATTCAGAAAAACTAAGCAAAAGTGATGATggctctgctgttgctgcacaAATCCCACCCACAATGTCACATGTCCCCATCACCACACCCCCTCCACCTATGATGGGTACAGATGTGAATGCACAGGCCAGCTACGGGGGATACAGCAGTTGGTATCAGGTACTAAAGTGATTTTCAAGAGGATGTGAAGCTGGAATGGTCTTATAAAGACAGAGGACATTTCAAGATGTCCTGTTTACTTAATTCCTGTCTGATTTGTTCCCAGCAACCGCAATATGGCAGCTACGGCTACCAGAACACCTGGAACTACAACCAGGGCTACTATCCTCCAAGCTAAACAGATCAAGAGCAATAAAACTGTGGCACCAAAAGACGGCAGGATGCAGTTTGACCCAGGAATACTTCTCAGATGAACAACAAACTGAAGCACCCAGTCCTGGCGGTCTAGCTCTGCTAAAAATAATCCCAGCATCCTTTCCTCTCCGTCCTTCCTCTGGGTTGACTCACTGTCCTGGATTTGTGAAAGGGAGACTGGAGTAAAGATCTTTTAACATTTCATGCCATTTCAGCATCAGGTCTGAGGGACAGGTGGGAAGATCACAAGGAAACAGTGGCGTTAATTTTCAACACATCGGTGTGTCTGCATTTTAACCAGaactatttttgtatttgtttgcaaGCCAACCCCTTTGCTTGTGTTTTAAAGTCATCCAAAACTTTACAGGTGATGTATGATTGACATTTTGTACCATTCCACACATTaggtatttgttgttttttctaatGTATATAAAGGTGTTTTATAGTGTGTCACAACAGATcagctttgtgttgtctttatttgtctCCCTTATTCTCAGTGACTGAAAGTAAACCTTTTGGGTCAAGTTATTTTAAAGTCTGGACATTTCTGCACACCATTGTATTGTCTTAAGCCTCATGTTGTCAGAAATTTAACTGAAGACAATCTGATTTGTTCAATGCAGAGTGTAACTTTGAGCAGCACTCTTGGTCCATAGTAGTAACACGTATTTAATTTCTCCATTCTTCTTTGTTTGGTCATTACTAACAGTCCACTTGTGCATTTGCCTTTCTTTCTAAATGTGCAATATGAAGAAAATGGGAGAGCTATCTGTGAATTTAATGGACTTATGCTCCTGGCTGGAGTTACCATAACTAATTTAATAAAAAGGGTTATGGGTgccttttattttacacttatattgaatattttttaatgttttaaaatgataatgacAGCTGTCAGATTGTGAACTTGTGGATTTCAGCTCATTGTTAAGCAGTTCAAGCTCTTAGAGCATTGTTTCCACCTAagaatctgttttgttttgtttttttaacatctaAAAACTTCTGTAATCTACCTGCTCACATCAGCCTCAGCCAGACACAAATAGGCACTTTACATTTTGGAGATAAGATTTCAATATTTTGGCTCTCCATTTTTCAACCAATCccctgaaaaacataaaaatacctCCAGACTTTCTAGGTTTGAAGTGATTTTTAGAAAATCCAGTCCATAATTCTCTCAGTAAGCTTTATTGTAAGTATATTGGTGAATATGTAGACATATGTCAATATATTTTAACTTataaaaaactgacaaattagAGCATCATAAAATCAGGAAGATTGTGGGGATTAAATTTAAGGCCCTGACAGAACCAATCACGTAGGTCTTCTGTGGTGCTTTGCCATGTAAGGATCAGGTAAAAGTGAACTATTTTGTTCTGAAACCATGAGCAGTGCTCCACTATCAGTCAGAAGCCAGCTATCTTCACCTTGTTCTTGATGTATAAAGATCATTGTCAGTCCAATTTACAGCCAGTGAAATCGGACCAGAAAGACAAGGGGCAGCTTTCAGTTAgtcttgaaaaaacaaaccatttttcCTGATGTCTTCCTGCGAAGAACTGTCATGCAGTccccagctctgtctctgctttagTTCAGTTAGCTGGCTTATTGAGTGATACTAAAAGGAGGCAATGCTGTTCCTGGATCAGATGTTTGCAGTGGcttggggtgggtggggggatgTAGAGGTGGTGAGGTAGGCTCACAGAGCAGATCCTCCTGATCTCACTTTTTGGTAACAACCAGCACAGCTGAAGGCACCAAACCTAAGAAGACAAGCATAAAATCTGTGAAAATGGCTCAGAAACAGTGTGAGGGAAAACCTGTGTTGTGCAAGCAGTCTAAGGGGGTTGTCTACACTTCACCTCTTAGATAAAATGTTCCACAGGCCCAGTGCTCACCAAGTTCTTTCAGGGGCTTCTCCATGTCCAGTTCAGTGTAGACATGACGGGGATAGGGCGACAACAGCGTGAAGTCCTGACCCTCAGGTGTGTTGCCATTCAcctgcacatacacacgcactGCTGCCAGCGGCTCCTGGGCCTTGAAGACCGTCGTGATGGTTGAGCCATCCAGCAGACGTACCTGTGAGGAGCAGAGGGGAGTTAAAGAGCCAGTGAGTGGAGGAATAGGGGTTAGAAAGAGAGATAGACATGAGCCACCTTAAAAACCACACACTTTAAATGTTATAGTTTCATAGCAAAacgtttattttttcattaaaaacatgcaAGAATGTTAGTTTGTCTCACACCTAAATTAATACATAAATATGTGTAAACTGTTGATGTCTGAACAAGGACAAAGTTTGATCTTGCATTAGCGTCACTGATGAGACTGCACCTGTATCCTGGACTCATCATACTCCTTCTTTGTGGGTGGAGGGCCCTGACTGCTGGGTGATGAGGGGCTGGGCTGGACCGGTTGAGACGATGCAGCTGTGCTCGGGGTTCCTCCACCTCCAAACtagacataaaaaacaaacaaatctttaaaaaaaaaaaaagatgtggtAATATGGAAAATTTGGAAGAGAACAAGATAGAAGGAAAACTGAACTGCTCCGATGTCAGGAGTACCTTTTgcgctctctcctctctgtcacgTGCTATCTTCTCTTTAACCCTTTGtctaacagaaataaaaaacaagccaCATAACATTGGGAATATACTGTGATACCATGAGACTCTGAACTGAATATTCCCCAATATACAGTATTTTGACATGTATTAGTGTGTTTCATTGGGTGACAATAACCCAGTACACACATTTAACAATTACAATGGGTGCTTTTCATTACATTACAATTATTTTACATTCTGTAATAAGTAAACCTGCTCTCCAGAACACTGCATTGTTGTCCATGTTCAGATTCTATTCAAAGATTCACAAAGATTCATGAATAgtaacagcaaataaaaaaacaacaacagtgtttcAGTCTCATGATCACACTGATGTTTTTTGGGCTCTCTCCTTTTTTGTAAAAACCTTTTCTTTGGTCACCTTGGAATACATTCCAATGGAAAATTATTAAAACTGCTTGATCCTTTAGGTAATGTTTTATTACAGATACATGAAAAACTGGTTCATGTCTCTATCAAAAGTCAATAACCAATCCCTGAAGCTACTTTTTCTTGTGCTTACACGTGACTCATTAAAGACCTTACCTTGCCATTTTgtcctccattttctctctcctgcgCAGATCAGCTAGTTTCTTCATATCATCCTCCTGCAGTTTTTGCCGGATCTGCTGCAGTTCTTGGCCCTGCCTCCTCcgtgctttctctctctccacttctTCCGCCCGCTCTcgctctcttctctctgcctgcTTCACCCGCATCAGCTCCTCTagcctgaaaaaaacaaaaccatacaCACTCAGACATTGGTTTACTCACAATGAATTACAAGCCTCCAAAACCCATTTCCAACTCCTTGAAACAGTGGGGCTGTTCTTTCAGATTAAGATGAATCTCAACCTTCAGTAAAAAGCTACATGTGCACTCTGACCTCTTGACTTGCTCACgtttctcctcctccgtcaTTGGCCGCTTTGCACTCTCATCATTCTCAATGTAGTTGATATCTCCACCTGCAGCAAAAACATGCCACACTGAAGACCCAAAAAAAGGTGGGCAAAACTAAACTATTTTTAACTATAGAAAGATGAAACTGTTTTGTGACAATGTAAATGTCTTCTTGTCAGCCACAAGTATGAACAAACCGTTTTTCAGACAGGTTTATCTTACTGTAAAATAATCTAATGGCAGACCGCAGGAAAGAGATTTCATCAGCTGTCATCACATTATGCTTGTCTAAATGAAAAGTGACATGCCACTTTAATATAGATAAATCAGAGAATCAGAGAAAATCAACTAAGACTCTAATTACTGATAAAACAATCAGATGTGATTCCTGATTATGTAAATTAAGTCACTTACAAATGCAGAGACTGATacaatatcatttaaaataataacaacataaatataacTTCACTGAGTACTTGTAATTGTATACATTTCTTTAGAAAATATATAACggtattcaaaataaaagtttgaccTTCAGCGGTGTCAGCTAGCGTTGGCTGTTCTGTGTTGGACTGGCTGTCTGCTTCTCCTCCCAGGATGTTTCCCACAGGCGGCACATAGGGCTCATCGATGTCAGGGTCGTTCTCGTGTTCCATTAACCTGaagaaaacacatcacagaggCTAAACTGGTGTGAAAACGGTGATGGCGACTGACGGTGATTCCATTATTGTGTCAGTCACACTGACCAGTCCATGGCTTGTTCGATCCCTTGGTTTCCTGTGTTGCCCACAGCCTTCTCCCTGAAAACACCAACGCAGACAAAAGAGCAAGAAAGTTTGTTGTAGTGCTGGAAACTCTTCCTCCATTTGAAGCAGTCTCATATGTAGAGTTCATTTAAAACAGGATCACTCACGCCCTGTTTCTGTCAAAGCCCATCTCCAGCAGGCTCTCTAGTGTAGTTAGCTCTGCCATTTTGACCTGAAACAGACTGTACACATGCTGAACTGTTAAAGACAGtactttctgtcattttgacaCATTGTTGCATAAATGGTGTGGAAAGTAAGTAGCAATAACCCTTTGGCAAACATCCCTTCTGCTTGCCTACAGAGAAGGAGCTATATCACAACTGTACTGAATGTagagcacaaaacacacattcagttgTTGTCTAGTTGTTCCGTAGTTGTTCAGTATCACCACTAACGTTATGCTCTGAGCTAAAATTAGCATGATTGTGGTGAATGTTCAAATTGCGAAAGCTAGCTGAGAAATCTCGGTGGCTAGCCCGATTAAAACCGAACGCAAGCTCAAATAAGATCTCCATTACTTTATCTGTCGATGTTTGTTCGTATGTTACACGTTAAGGTACCCAGAAGTGTTGGTTTATTTCGCACAGGGGCAATTTCAGGCAATTTTCTCGCGAAGACAACGTTAGTTAGCTACTCACACATCAGCCAACACCGCTTCAACAGTACGGCAACCCACATGGGTCAATCAGAGTGAACACGAGAATAGCGTTTGGGTTTTtgcgtgtttgttttgttgttttattagtgtttgtttgtttgggtggGGGGTTGCCTTTTCTTACCTCTTTGTGAATACTTTAGAAACCTTGACCCAGTGCAAACAAGACTTTTAATAATACCGGATCCCTTAAAGGTTTTACAGAGTTTAAGAAGAGTTACATTCACAAACGATGGAAGAAGATGCAATCCATTTACTTATATGAAAATTGTAGGTTACTTTAAAAGTAGCTGCTTGTTTAGttcagtttttgtgtattttagatAATAATAAGTcaataatgtgaataaaagtTCATTCATATAGGAGTAAATTGCGACAGCAAAGCTGAACTGTAGACCCTGGCCAACAGGTGCCAAATAAAGAAGACGCTCCCACTCtgtaatcatttatttatttgaaacacCATTACAAAAGTTGCCAAATGttatttgcaaaacaaaaagatttggTCAGTTAGTTAGGATTCCATCATTTGCAGGGATTTCTATCAGCATTTCCCAATAAATGCAATTCCTGACTGTGAATAAATGTAAAGAAAGTTCATCACATCTCAACGATAATGCTAAATGAGCATTgtgacaaattttaaaatgtgataatAGGTTATTATAGTGCCGATTTAAACTCAATGTCTAAATGTTCAAATGCAatgtcttcattttaatttatcattTGATGTCAGGTTGCCTGTTTATTCTGAAGAATTCTTGGCTGTATCATCAAAAATTGATTCTCTCTTCATTTATGAAAATCTGATAATTAATCAATTACTTATACATCTCTTCATTTCATGTGAACCATATCtgcaagctttttttttttttttttacatataacACCAGAGGTAGGAAACCTGACAGACTGCATGAAGAGGCCTGAAATTCAGGGGCTGATTACAAGAGGTTTAAGGCCACATGGTGTTTCTGATTGGATACTCTTCATGTTGTATGATTGCATCCCATAATCGTGTGGTTGTGGGTGTTTAAGCAGAATACTGTTTATTGAGTTTTATGGGCAGGTTTGGTCTGTTACATATTTACAGTGAGTGtaatgattaattttttttctctcccacacCACACAGTCTTAAGCTGCCTTCCCTCACTAGCTTACCATTTCTCAGAGACAGACTTGTGTCTCTGCTCATGTCTGCCTtacttcttttctcttttaaatgttGGCCCtctgaatgtttttctctgcttgCTATTTAATTGTGTTACCTCCTTTCCCtcttttgcacatttatttttctcccaaTTTTCCACATCTCTCTCAGAATTGATGACCTGGTGGAGTGAGCCATCCATGCAGTATTTTCCTGGTGAGTATGAACATTTCTAATGCATATTAATGTGGCTAATTAACTGGAATATAGTAATCAGATAAAAAGTTTTAGTCACCTCCGGAATGATTCGCAGGCTATGGGACAtattatttgcatttaatttgatATAGTGCCTTCATATAATTTGGTCTGTAAAAGCTCAATCTTCGATCATCTTTTGAACTATTTTGTCACTGTAGTGTAAATGAATTGAATGGCTATTAAAGGAGGCAAAAAAATGGCTCTTGAGgaaaattatgaaatgaataTGAACAAATATGAGGTCCATAATCTTCCTGATGCTTTGTGTTAattgttgcctggcaacaaaCCTGTGTGCCTTTTGTCTATCTGACCCAAAGCTAACATCAATGCTTCACGTTTCCTTTGGCCTCAAACTCATTTCACCTGCTCTATCTGTCTGTAAACTATAGCAATTGTTCAATTCAATACATAGAAGGTCATCTCGGTATATTTGACTCTGATACCACCGCCTTATCCTGAAAGGGTGAGTGAAGATGTCTTCAAGTAATGAGTGGATGGACACTGTAGCACAAAAGActcatttgaaatattatttcCTTCTCAAATGTGATTTCTGGTCACGGAAGTTCACTTAACTTACCCTTAAATTGCTTTATGGCTCTGTTTTTTACAGGGGAGGGTTAAGGGTCAACACTCAGTCATGATAAGTTAAACTAAGGAACCTAAGGAGATGAGTTGAACACAAGCATTTCATGCAGACTGCTATTTACTACTTGTCTTCAAAGCCATATAAGTACCAATGTGTAAAAGATTAATTCTAATGGTCAAAGGTTTAAAATTCATTTGCCGGAGTGGCTTTCCTTCTTGGCTGTATCCACACTTTGACTGGGTGAATGACATTAATTTTATTGGACTCAAAGGGTAACATTTTACCTTAGACTGTAGTGGATGATATCTTACTAACCATTTATTAGGTGTTGTTTGTATTATCACATGAGGGCTTGGATATACCTGCAATAAAATGATTTGAAGTTGTGTTGTCAGCAAGATTGAACCAAAAGAGGGCAGCATTATTTCTTTTGACAGTGGTTTCATGCCGGAAAGCAGGTTTATGAAttatttgtctttaaaatattgttttgttgttagaCTATGGAAACAAAAAGTATATAGCCTTGGTCTCTACTGAGGACCTGAAAACTTAACGCACATCAAATGACAAAGGAGCATGTTTAATCTGcatttaaattgtaaaatgaaCATAATCAGATCTGATTGATAACATTCAAACCCAACAACGACAAGCAAGCACTTGAGATAACCACACTTCTATgggaaatgttaaataaatacaactatTTTTATGGTGTACTTGTTCTGTCAGCTGTGTTGTTTCTATGGGTCTCACCAGCTGTAACAGCATCTCCATATGGAAAATATTTGGCTTCCAGTGGAGCTGCtgttatctg is a window of Echeneis naucrates chromosome 10, fEcheNa1.1, whole genome shotgun sequence DNA encoding:
- the LOC115049679 gene encoding pre-mRNA-processing factor 39 — translated: MAAEGGEELSSNGELEESSAMEVSAPPLIEMAEMLEENGSVAAAPEAPVDPEPPSFTMPPAVEDEEGELPADFERLWKAAHDNPHDFTSWTDLLQYCEQESHITASRRALVAFLARYPLCYGYWKKFADLERRAGNNTKAEEVCEQGLQAIPLSVDLWIHYINLLLGTLDMNLPESPKRIRSVFEDAVAAAGLDFHSDRLWDLYVEWEKEQGNMRNAAAVLDRVLKVPTQLYNTHYDKFKEHLNGHEPKDILLPEEYEELRTLCRQSQKAERAEQAQEEEKERPPGEEEPATPEGTDTEELMQKIREQVLVQRDKVYQDNEGEVRKRWHFEDAIKRPYFHVKSLDRLQLRAWHSYLDWEISELNNDPKDSNQDPNQAASEGLEVTAQTQEVSEDLPAVHDDHRVRILFERCLIACALYEEFWIRYIQYLEPQSVEEARAIFKRACEIHLTNKPNIHMQWATFEERHGDLTEARRVLEAMEKNLPGLAMVRLRRAALERRAGQLDQSEALLQEAVADSKEKPMLHAFYSIKLARLLLKLGRNPSRARRVLQEALEISPDNDKLYLNLLELEVSGDPWASSEAVQECVTRALAAPLAPHTKILFSQRGLQFAEDYSNSIQSVLSVYEEHQKLLKELGGTKRGAENGDEDSEKLSKSDDGSAVAAQIPPTMSHVPITTPPPPMMGTDVNAQASYGGYSSWYQQPQYGSYGYQNTWNYNQGYYPPS
- the ubxn1 gene encoding UBX domain-containing protein 1, with the protein product MAELTTLESLLEMGFDRNRAEKAVGNTGNQGIEQAMDWLMEHENDPDIDEPYVPPVGNILGGEADSQSNTEQPTLADTAEGGDINYIENDESAKRPMTEEEKREQVKRLEELMRVKQAERRERERAEEVEREKARRRQGQELQQIRQKLQEDDMKKLADLRRREKMEDKMARQRVKEKIARDREERAQKFGGGGTPSTAASSQPVQPSPSSPSSQGPPPTKKEYDESRIQVRLLDGSTITTVFKAQEPLAAVRVYVQVNGNTPEGQDFTLLSPYPRHVYTELDMEKPLKELGLVPSAVLVVTKK